In Leishmania donovani BPK282A1 complete genome, chromosome 28, one DNA window encodes the following:
- a CDS encoding 2,3-bisphosphoglycerate-independent phosphoglycerate mutase-like → MSTVWYLIFVCGTLQRGENNYPYWLADEAEAVFVARARTVSRYPFFVNLLPDHPWCLPCVLDFPDCNVPGCAQVEGEVFSVSAKMKAWLDVLEDISGGTHVSVPTVVEVCEAPSASFRARGGTTAASLKWPAAVDGEAVTVVAALYFRAKGYPDDWSSPTPRSSSRLISKFSAASMLRLYGDRFNGGVPAHLMADGNYAKARAMQTELNALPEAHWPPSTIAYHAAAAKARVAQPDEEHTGATPPPIPCYGAPLFPKPMILFIIDGIGDNTYCELGGRTPLEVVAGVPAVSQCAPSPATEPPTAQSLSVMEGVLADSANAALRETLNEYVTPGINVVSRHGVSGLMDPYMAGKSCGSDTAHLSIFGYPPTMYYRGRGAYEALGAGLELEEEDVAFKCNFSTFADRTEELCGDEDPAMEATALSSTSSAGQYVTHRRCDRDFTVEGPVLCNDLNGTTVAADLHGIPFDYPHIIKMQYATEHRCGVALSGARRVMRADGSTELLGMLSDKITGTDPLMDGRLLLHCKPTVGKGHPEYPAAVYTCRLVEAASAALTRRLKAHPVNEARRQHNRAVAARLANGSGGGGSETMARKNLANLLLFRGAAKKGWVPTFAVRHGLHGLILAPTCIIKGLGICCGLRGEVCRACDPTGQESLRGATGDYHSNLMVKVRAVLHALRIQCPPSHEAAVTAAVQSKATTALQAGRIIDPHYNFVVVHVKGVDNAGHDKSLQLKLEMLRRSGLAMEALWRELPAGATMAVIADHSTPLGIGDHCCEPVPVSVAVKRTTSEGALSACPTDGVEYYSEVKAASGGLGRFRGEELIPLMKRVHHHYHYV, encoded by the coding sequence ATGAGCACGGTATGGTACCTCATATTTGTATGCGggacgctgcagcgtggcgaGAACAACTACCCGTACTGGCTGGCCGATGAGGCTGAGGCCGTCTTCGTGGCCCGTGCTCGCACCGTTAGTCGTTACCCCTTCTTCGTGAACCTTCTCCCTGACCACCCCTGGTGCTTGCCATGTGTGCTGGACTTCCCTGACTGTAACGTGCCGGGATGTGCACAGGTCGAGGGTGAAGTCTTTTCCGTCTCGGCGAAGATGAAGGCGTGGCTTGATGTACTGGAGGACATCTCCGGCGGGACgcatgtgtctgtgcccacggtggtggaggtgtgcGAGGCTCCAAGCGCGTCATTTCGGGCCCGCGGCGGAACCACCGCGGCGTCCCTCAAGTGGCCGGCGGCAGTGGACGGAGAGGCGGTGACCGTGGTGGCTGCCTTGTACTTCCGCGCGAAGGGGTACCCGGACGACTGGTCATCACCGACcccccgcagcagctcccgtCTCATTTCCAAGTTCTCAGCTGCCAGCATGTTGCGCCTCTATGGCGACCGCTTCAACGGGGGCGTGCCGGCGCATCTCATGGCGGACGGGAACTATGCCAAGGCAAGGGCCATGCAGACGGAGCTGAATGCGCTCCCTGAGGCGCACTGGCCGCCCTCTACCATTGCCTaccacgctgccgccgccaaggcCCGTGTGGCTCAGCCAGATGAGGAGCACACGGgtgccacgccgccgcccatTCCGTGCTACGGTGCCCCACTCTTTCCCAAACCGATGATTCTCTTCATCATCGACGGTATCGGCGACAATACGTACTGCGAGCTGGGCGGGCGCACAccgctggaggtggtggcgggcgTGCCGGCTGTGTCGCAGTgtgcgccttctcctgccACCGAGCCTCCTACAGCACAATCGTTGAGTGTGATGGAGGGGGTGCTCGCAGACAGTGCCAATGCTGCGTTGCGCGAGACGCTCAACGAGTATGTTACCCCTGGCATTAATGTTGTGAGCCGGCACGGCGTTAGCGGCCTCATGGATCCCTACATGGCTGGCaagagctgcggcagtgaCACAGCCCACCTCAGCATATTCGGGTACCCCCCTACCATGTACTACCGTGGCCGTGGCGCCTACGAGGCACTGGGAGCTGGgctggagctggaggaggaagacgtCGCTTTCAAGTGCAACTTCTCTACTTTCGCAGACCGAACGGAGGAGCTGTGTGGCGACGAAGACCCCGCGATGGAGGCGACGGCCTTGTCGTCGACATCTTCGGCAGGCCAGTATGTCACCCACCGCCGGTGTGACCGCGACTTCACGGTCGAGGGCCCGGTGCTCTGCAACGACCTCAACGGCACGACGGTGGCTGCTGATCTGCATGGCATCCCGTTCGACTACCCCCACATAATCAAGATGCAGTACGCTACGGAGCACCGCTGTGGGGTAGCGCTAAGCGGGGCACGGCGAGTCATGCGCGCGGACGGGTCGACGGAGTTGCTCGGCATGCTGTCGGACAAGATCACCGGTACAGATCCACTCATGGACGGGCGACTGCTTCTGCACTGCAAGCCGACGGTGGGAAAGGGTCATCCCGAGTACCCCGCCGCCGTCTACACGTGCCGGCTTGTGGAGGCTGCCTCAGCTGCCTTGACGCGCAGACTCAAGGCGCACCCGGTGAACGAAGCTAGGCGCCAACACaaccgcgccgtcgctgcgagACTCGCGAATGGATCAGGTGGGGGCGGATCAGAGACCATGGCGCGTAAGAACTTGGCCAATCTCCTCCTGttccgcggcgctgccaagAAGGGGTGGGTGCCGACGTTCGCGGTGCGCCACGGCCTTCACGGGCTGATCCTAGCGCCGACCTGCATTATCAAAGGCCTGGGCATCTGCTGCGGGCTGCGCGGTGAGGTGTGCCGCGCATGCGACCCTACCGGGCAAGAGTCTCTCCGTGGCGCCACAGGTGATTATCACTCGAATCTCATGGTCAAGGTGAGGGCcgtgctgcacgcgcttcGAATCCAGTGCCCGCCATCCCACGAGGCCGCGGTGACTGCTGCCGTGCAGTCGAAGGCTACGACAGCGCTACAGGCGGGACGCATAATCGATCCGCACTACAACTTCGTGGTGGTGCACGTCAAGGGCGTCGACAACGCCGGGCACGACAAGAGCCTGCAGCTCAAGCTGGAGATGCTTCGGCGGTCTGGGCTGGCAATGGAGGCGCTGTGGAGGGAGCTGCCTGCGGGGGCCACCATGGCCGTCATCGCGGATCATTCCACTCCGCTGGGAATCGGTGACCACTGCTGCGAGCCGGTGCCGGTTTCGGTGGCAGTGAAGCGGACGACATCTGAGGGTGCGCTGTCCGCGTGCCCGACCGACGGTGTCGAGTACTACAGCGAGGTGAAGGCCGCGTCCGGCGGTTTGGGGCGTTTCCGCGGCGAAGAGCTGATCCCTCTCATGAAGCGAGTGCACCATCACTATCACTACGTCTGA